tccaaaaagttcaagtaccaataaaaactactcaattacagtaacgtgacgTGAGTACCCGTAATCTGTGACTGTTCGGATCTTTGATTTCCGCCCTCTGAATAGACAGGCAGCACACAATGTCGTAACTCGTGTGACTTTGTATTGTACGGAAGTAActatattttaaatgttctctGATAATTTACATTTTACCTGAACACTTGTATTTTATGcaacttcattttaattaaaattgtgATGTAATTGCTTCAAGAAGTGTGACGGGATACTTCCTGTGGAGTTCCGCTCCTTTGCTGTGGATCCTCAGATAACATCACTGGAAGTCCTGCAGCACATACTCATCCGAGCCTTTGAGTTGAATGGGTAAGCGTGGACACCCATTGATTAGATAAAAATGTGTTTCGTCTGGTGTTGATACAAGAATATGTTTTATCGTTATTTTTCAAACTAGGAAGCGGAACTTTGTCATCAGTTATCTGTCCCGAGATCGGAGTGGTGCTGAGATGTATCTGACTCTGGTGTCAGACTGGGATCTAGATGTGGCATTTATCAGTTCAGCCAGACCTTATTTACAGCTGAAGATGGACATAAAACCATCAGAAGACAGTAAGCgcaaacagccaaaaaaaaaaaaaaaacaacttttgatTCAGCTTATTTACCAGAAAACTTTCATTAATAATCAGAGGAAGAGAtattaaatctgaatttttttgtcTTAACTTTTTTTATTGACCAACAGGCCCTGTATTAGAGGAATGGGACATCATAAGCCCCAAAGACGTGATTGGTTCAGAGCAGCTTTTTGCAGACAGGACCAGGTCTTTGGCATCTGCAGCACTCCCATTCACTCAGACTCTTCTATCCCAGGTCCTTCATCCTTTACTGTTTTTATATCCTCTACATGCCTCGTCCACTGTCTGTGAATCATTGTGCGCCTTTATTCACTGTGCAAAGGTGGGCCGTACATTATCCAAAGTCCAGCAAGCCTTCGGCTGGTCTTATGGTGAGGAGATCAAACCTTTCAAGCCTCCCCTGAGTGATGCAGAGTTTCACAGTTACCTGAACGGACAGGGTCAGCTGAGCCGGCCGGAGGAACTCCGTCTGCGTATTTATCATGGCGGTGTCGAGCCTTCACTGCGCAAGGTTAACAGTCTTTTTCCCATTAACACCATATAAATTAGATTGGTTTAATGGGTACTAAAATTGCAATGACTTTTCACTCCCCATCTATACTTTTTCCCtcagtaaaatcattttcattttccaatAATGTGTTAGGTGGTGTGGCGGTACCTTCTGAATGTCTACCCAGATGGGTTGACGGGGCAGGAAAGAATGGACTACATGAAGAGAAAGACCAGGGAGTACGACCAGCTAAAGGGAGAGTGGACCGCCCGGGTCAGCACAGAGGACCTGGAATTCATCCGAGGAAATGTTCTCAAAGATGTCCTAAGAACTGACCGGGCCCACCCGTACTACGCAGGCTCAGAGGATAGTCCTCATCTGACTGCCCTCACTGATCTGCTCACTACATTTGCTATCACACACCCGCAGGTATGTAGATCATTTGCTGGTATGTTTTCATAACAACTGACTGAATTTTGTTGAGTCAGGATTTGCTTAACCAAGCAAAATTGTTTTCTATTCTTCCAAAcgctgatttgcttttaaactttGAGATTATTATTTGTAGAGCAGGAGATAAAGATACATTTTAACGGTGTGAAAATATGATATTATGTAAGTCGGCAAGTGAGCAACTAAAGCTACGCTCATGTAACctcttttataataaaaataaaggagGTTACATGATTGTAGCTTTAGTTGCTCACTTGCCGACTCAGCAGGTCACACACCACTCAACGCTCAAATGTGATATTTTAGGGCTGCCTTCAAACAAGtaaatattattaattcataaagtttgaccagatttacatttggggtgtcccaatccgatatcggatatcggtccgatctTAGCCTGAGAACGAACATCAGATATCGGATTGAAGTTTCCGGATTCTCTgagttatttatgtttatttatttttcccaattaatttttaatttattttattaaattgtagaatactgtagatattatgttgaccgttaaaatgtatgcaaccaattggttaataacaaatgggtcagtttttctcatacctactgttgttgactattgttcactgagtaacatcacttgatcaaaccttttctaacattccacactacaaaataagtaattattatttttttattaaagaaaaacatcccTAATTTGCATAGTCACACAGAGTCAAAGGGAAGTCGTCCTCTTTTGTGACCAGATCTGTTTCTCTCTGTTGGTGGAATGTTTGAGAAGTGACATCAGCAGCATGTAGCCATACCCACTGTAAAGCCATGCTGACATCAGCCTTCAGAGTACATGTCCAAAACTCAATTCTATTCATTCACAATATAAGTTGCCCAGTTTTCAAAATGTACAACTTAAGCTCGGCCTAACCCTTTCCTTGGTCTTGAAGCCAAGTTTCAAATCAACCCATATGCAGATGATGGAACAACTAGcatttgatatttttacatGATCATAAAAACTGTAATCATATACAGTTCAGCTTTAATAGAGGAGAAGCTTggggaaaatgtgttttaatgagaattATTTTTGGCTTGATTCGACGCGTCTAAAtgttcagtaaaacaaaaaagtacacaataGTTGTTAAGAGTTATTTGCCGTCTGAAGCAAAGTAAACATTGTGGGTCCATGTTAAAAAGGGCTTTAAAAAGATTTTTCAGAGTCTATGTTGAAAATTCACTTCTACCCTTtatgcaaaaataatgaaagaaaaattggTCACATATATACCAGGTACCTTCAACTTAAGTGTGTGTAGTTATGATACCACaagaaagacattttaaaaaacataaagcaataACGTCAATTGTTTCTTTTAaggttttgataaaaaaaatcctaGCTGGGCCACTCGATGTTTTATGCTGGGCTGCATTTTAGTAGCCGTAGTgtataaacagtatttattaaTGAAGAAACATTGTTACCGTAGCGTTATTACAGTAACATCACATTCACGTGAACAGCTACATAAAGAGGCTTACGGGtacttactttatttatttaataacaagtgaaacacgTTCCTTCTTCAAACAAAACATTATCTGCTGAGTTATGACAAATTAGCAGTCAGAATTAAACTTCATCTTATTTTCCTGTGTAATAATGACTCATGTAGCTTTCTGCCTCTGTCTTGTATTCCAGATCTCTTACTGCCAAGGTATGAGTGACATAGCTTCACCTATACTTGCAGTAATGGACAATGAGGCACAtgcatttatatgtttttgCGGCATCATGAAACGTCTGGAGGGAAACTTCCGCCCAGATGGACAGCTCATGTCTGTGAAGTTCCAGCATCTGAAGTTGCTGCTGCAGTACTCAGACCCTGAGTTTCACTCCTATCTCGTGTCCAGAGGAGCTGACGACCTTTTTTTCTGCTACCGTTGGCTGCTTCTGGAGCTTAAGCGGGAGTTTGTGTTTGATGACGCTTTAAGAATGCTTGAGATCACGTGGAGCTCCCTTCCTCCTGATCCTCCTGAAACTGAAGTGGAGCTGCTTGGACCAGCGCTGGAAGTAGACGATGCAATGTGTTCCAAAGAAAAGAAGGACAAGTTGGATAATGGCTTTGGAGATGATGgcgatgatgatgacgatgaacAAAAAGAGAAGCAGCGAAGGCGACATATGTTGCGGCCCTCTCGAGAAAAAATGGAAGTGAACAGGAGTGCTGTTCCAGAAGGAAAACAGAGACAAAGTCTGTGTCCTAAAAAGAGAAATGAGGGTTCTGAAGGTAATACTCAACGAATATCAAATCCTCCCTTTGAGAAGCAAGCTAGCTTTGGGGAATTCAAATATTACACTGCACGAAATAATGACAGCTTTGACATGGAGGATGCTGAACAGGTGCTGGGTGTGAAGCCCTCACAGCAAATAGCAGGTGGCTCGAGGCGTCAGTCCACCGCAGACAATGAGGACTCAGGAGAGAGAACCCCTCTCATAAAAACCACTGAGAGTAGTTTGTCCCCAATGTTATCACCTCAACTCTTTCCCACCTGGAAAATGAAATCCAGTATCTCTCCTTTATCCTCAGCTTCATCCTCCAGCTGGCCAGGTGTATCTCCAGACTCCTCCCCAAAATCCACATCTCTCTCCACCCCTAATGGAGCCATACCAACAACTGAGCCCTCTGCATTGGTTCCATCTGTCCAAGTTCACAGCCACACAGGGATCCACACTCCTACCATTTGTACAGCAAAAACAACCATTGTGTCTCCCTCCCATTCTCAGAACAGGTCTTTGCTCTCCTCACCCATTTTATCTTTTGGAAAAAGCTCCTCGCTGTCTGGCAGCAAGTCATCCTCCAACACCCTGCCTTCTCCTGGCAACAAATCCCCCAGCTCACCCACTTCTGCAAGAGCCGAGACCACCAGCATCAAGCCCTGCTCGTTGCCACCCCCTCAAGAGTTTGGCAAAGGCAACCCCTTTATGCTGTTCCTGTGCCTATCTATTTTGCTGGAGCACCGAGACCACATAATCAAGAACAGCCTGGACTACAATGAGCTGGCGATGCACTTTGATCGTCTGGTGCGGCGACACAACCTGAGCCGAGTTCTGCAGCGAGCCAAAGCCCTGTTTGCTGACTATTTACAGAGTGAAGTGTGGGACTCAGAGGAAGGGGACGAGGTCAGCTTGGACTCTCCAATGACAGCCACAGCTGCCCGACTCTCCCCTTCTTCAGCCATCTCTGCACGGCCCATTTACAGCCCTTTAGGATCGCCTCCGTCATCACCCCCGAACTCTACTTATAACCTCGCAACCACCATTCCCTCCCCCACAGCTCACCTTTCCCTTTCTCCTTCCTGATTCTGCCAACTTCTAATCCCTCTTATTGAACTACCATGCAGGCTTTTGAAGGTTCACATCTTTTCAGACACAATTAAACTGTCAAcaaatcattttgttttgtgtttcctgGGATTTTCATATGTAATTCCCATGTCCAGTTCGTTTCATCTAAGAGACGTGAATTTTGATGATGCATGAAATGATTTACTCATTGTTCTGGATATGATCTGAGAGGTAAAAGTACTCTGTGCTTTTAGCCTGTGTTTCCCCTTTATTATCTTTAGGTCATGTCCTGTTGGCCACAGATGTGTCTTAACCAAAGCACATGATGAAGCCTGATTCCTTTAAAAGAAACTCTTCTCAAAGAACTTTTACACCAACTGTTACAGCTGCATTATCAGTTACTCATTTAAGTGCTTTGCTGAAGTGATGATTTGAGGGAATAGTAATGGAACCACGTGACAGTGACTCGACACTGTGCTTACTGTGCAATTACTGTCCTATCATCATTATCACATTGTCATTATCTCAAGGACTAGGGTGTCCGGTATGCTCAACTTTGACGTGTCTGGTTTCATCATTGTGTCTTTTAATTTCAGAGCCTTTATCTAATTGAGTGAGTGCTATTAACGCTGATAAGACACAACATTTTGACCACCCTGCTCACATTATGCACATGTTGGACTTGTTTTACTTCTCCAACAGAACTGTGTGTCAGTCACCACAAATCCTGACACCTTTCTATCAGGAAGCATCCGTGGTTTCTTCAGCTACTTAAAAAGCAGAACCTCACTGTAGGAACCACACAGGCCACCTTTTTTTTATCTACGTGATGTAATAAGTCTGCCAATGATACAGTCTCTTGGTAGATGCTGACCACAGCAGACTGGAAAAACCTCACGAGCACGGCAGCTTTGGGAATGGATTACAATCAACAAACTCTACCTAACACCAGGTGCTATGATGAAGAGATATTCAGTATTATTCTCCTCAACTGTCAGTGGTCATAATGTTTTGGCTTATCTGtgcattttcttttgtttactgtTCCGGAGTGCTGTTTGTCCATTGTTCataatggggggggggggggggcagtgcAATGCCTGTGAGTTGGTTGTAACTAAGGTGTGATGTGCTGAAATACTATCAAGTCACAGGATGctcttctgttttgtttttgaaagcaTCCCTGTGAGACACGCCTGATTAAATAAACCAAACATtagttttactttaaaaatagcTTTGGGTTAGTTGCCGTGGCAACCAAATTTATAGCGACGCGACCTTGGGTCTCATTGCGCACTCAGAGCCCGAGGGATAGAATTTTTGTCTCATTATGGGCTAATACTTTACAACAGCAATGTTTCCACCTCATGTCATTGACGTAGTTTTCAGCCTTTTCAGGGACTGAATGGATGACGCATAATTTCTGAAGCTTTTTTAGGAAAATATGATTATTTACTGCCAAAAGCAGATGTGTAAGTGAGAGAGTGGTATTGACTTTGCCCTTCCAGTTGTTTGAATGGTGATGACTCATGTGGGTCCTAGGTGCTTTATCTTTGATAtgttacaattgaataaatctaaaatgtaaacatttaaattaaatattatccTGTCACATATGGTATATACATGAGTTATTGTTAAATCATGTTCAAAATTCActcattttgctgttttcttCTATGTCTGCAATCTtcatatgtaaaaaaataatagtaataataataaatgcagtATTACTTGTCAGCAGCAAACCCGACTCTTTCTAACTATGACTTGGATGTTGAATCAAGTTATTATCCAATCATAAATTTAGCAAATTGATCCCAGAGTCCGACAGCTGGACTCTAGAATGTTACCAATCACCAAACTGTTTGCATGTTGGCTACTCTATGAGTGTTTGATCTCATTAAGGACtttatgacttcaaaaacagtAACATAAATTGCTTATGCACAGTGTTAGAAGGGTTCGTTAAAACATGGTGCGCTAGTTTTTTGAAGATGGTGAGTGAGATTCTActaaaaacaagagcactcaaatCTCCGCCAAACTCCAAATATCCTTTTTGCAGTTACCATTATTCACACATTAAATGCTCGTAAGAAAATtctatctccattaataacaatacaggcAGTCAAGTTGTCTGGCTAACCCCATTGTAAAGAAAACAATGCtttgaaatgcacaatctggatcCGATCTGGATAAAACTTGGTGGTGTGATTGAAccaaccaacccaacataactaaGAGTCACATttaataaagattggtcaattacaaaccaaagTATGAATTTTATCATTTTCGCCAATAATAAGagggattttttgatttttgaaattaatccataatcaatatattgatctggatcccttCCATAATCTAATGGAATCTTCAATGGCTTAagttctatctttggttaaaatgttgttgaAGTTCATACAAGGGgcgtgcattgccatgaatctaaCTATACGATATGAtccacgatttgcatgtcatgatacgatatatcccaatactaaacaataagaTATAtgtcgcaatatcaataattataaatttcacctttacaagtacaaaatggtaggAAATagaatttatttaatgtttttttaaacttgcgagaacaggtaaatggtaactaactggaATTCAAGTACcagtatcaaaaacaagtggtatgtttatcaaaaaagtttaacttttgcttctacaagaGATTCTGATCCTGTtgagttaataaataattattattttaagtagccacatacatctataaaagtgcccagtaggttttatgaaaataaagtgttgaatcaattttttcttacatcgTTATTAACTACGCAATCCTGCAAACGGACAAAAAACTAATgaatgctggtgaaaatatcacCACCTTGGCAGAGGTAAAGAATTAACTTGTTCCTGGGAAAAAAttgagggggggggggcttcAAATTTGCATCTTAGCAAGTAAACCCAGCAGACAGTTCATGTGTGTGGAGTTGCAAAGCATTTTGGTGTTTTAAAGACAGCTGCAGTACTTCCGATGAGTGCTGATCATCTAGGCTGAAGGGATGCTTTCAAACGTTGACATGCTCATTTTTGCACAGGTtttcattgacttttttttttcttaatgtattcatatttgtgtattttgcatttaaaaaaaacttgtttaaattacaaaaagaaGGCCTTTTCTTCTTGCTTGTGATGTCTGTGCTGAAGAAAGCATTACCAAGCTGGATGTAACCTGAGATGCCACCTTAAATAGCCCGCGATTGAAAACTTGAGCCTATGTACCAGTTCAGCATAGAAGTGCCTCATATGTTATCAGTTACCTTGATTAAAGTCAATTTGAAGACATCCTAAAGTGTACACATGTTGGACAGATGAACTGTGATTCTCCTTCAAGTGATTTCTAATGGATGATATTACTATTCCACAGCATCAAACCAAATTTGACCAAATGTTACCTTACCATGTTCTCTCAATCATGAAATGACCTTTAGTTGAGGATATgatgtttgcaaaaaaaaaaaaaatgtgataaatcAAAAAATCTCAATATAACTTGTATATAACAATAAAGGCAAAATTATTAATGCTAAGCAGCTTAGTGTCTGATTAAGTTGTTCTGATTACTTTTTCCCAATGGTTTGTGGTCATGGGACGGGACGTGTGCATTCCTCACCTCCGCTATGCACCTGTGAACAGTGAACATTAATAATCAAAGGTAGaacattttaatgtgatatATATATTACAGTTAGTATAGTCACCCTTTTCATTTCTTATAGATTTGAAGAATAATAGAAGAATAGATTTGTTACTAACTTTCAAATTGTGGAAAAGAATAATTCATTGATTATTTGATTTCATTACTAATGATCAATATAGTCATTTTATAAACTTTTTCCACATAAAGTCCATGTGTTACACCAGAATATTTTGTATCAAATCTATTTGCTTGATAATTAAccaaaaatgaaaggaaaaatcTAATAAATTGTAGTTGCTGCAGACACACAATAGAGTTGAGGTGAATGTGCCAATATTATGAGAACCATGTGCAAAGCGAGTATTGGTTTCAAAATAGCAACTTCACTTTTTTCCATTATATTAGtctatgtatttgtttttttcttatcctTAATAGCACTCTCAATAGGTTGTATATTATTGAAAAGCTCTCATCTTCCccaatagatatatatatatatatatatatatatatagtaaaacatttcctgtttaaacttaaaaatggAAAGACTAAATCCTGAACAATGgaacttatttattttccaaataaaataaaaggtttgtcaaatgtacaattattttgtataaaaaataaaaaacatcaatgaattcactatcagtttttttattaagtatagctaaatttataaactctaaaactgattAAATAACCTGCTTTCCTTGCTGTTTTTGGCACAGtggcattacatttaatctggttgatCATCGATTGTTTGTCTGGTAATtaaatttttgtagtttcacaatgtccgttgatcatttaaaacaaaaaaataatatttttactcAGTAAATGTTGGGTGTTGAAATCCAACAAATAACTGTActtcttttaaatgtaaaaaaaaaaaaaaaaaatactgatttggACATATactcaatatattttcacaGGGTATTGGGAGCACTGTCCCAGCACGGGCGCGATCACAGCAATATTGATGGAATTACAATGGATAGAGGACGTTAGGCCTCAGAAACAATTATTTGCTCAGATTTGAGCTTATCGCTTTAACTTAAAAAATGGTTGTTCCCAGGGTAAAAATGACATTCTGCTGGAAGTACAGCATGGTCTTTTTAGATGTCGGATGATGGGCCTGTCAGTGGTTTTTCTATGGGTCCCAGCACACAGTGGGGTAAGTGGAAATGAAGTTGCAGACAAGAAAGCAAAGCAAGCCACAGAGCATGAAAATATTGACTTAATAATTAATCTCAGCAAAACAGAAGTGAGGACTATTATCAACAGAGGATAAAGTAAAGGTGGCAAAAACAGTGGGAGGAAGAGAGTAAGAGGAAGATGGTATAATAGAAATACAGAGGAGTGTTTGGGGAAATGAGAAGAGGAAGATACATAAGAGCAGAATAATGTCAAGACTAAAGGTTTGGTCACACAGGACTGACAGATTATTCAAAATAGGGAAGCAGGTAGATGTAGCTGTGGAAACACTGAGACAGTGgaaccatgtttatttttgaatgtgGGAAATATGTAATAGAAATAGGTAGTTTGGTTAGAAATCTAGAGAGAATTAAAAGCCAGTTTATTTTGGATATATTGAGGCATAGGTCTGAGGATGAAGAATATGATTtgttatcagaatcagaatcagaatcaactttattgaccaagagtgtatgaatacacacgaggaatttgtcttattgacctgtgctctctcagatagtgtaacattaaataataacaaacaactagaataaagaaaaaataaataaaaaaaagaagtataaacataaatatgagagaagttagactaatatgtgcaaactaaataaataacaaaataataataataaggaaataaaataaaaacacaataataataataagataatagtgcagtagtacattgatgagtagtgcaggtgaacatttaaatgaaaatattatgtccatgttaTTTCAATATAagggaaatatgtatgtgagaTAGAATATaggtttactttttttttttttttatttttttttagagagaGGAAGTCAGTTATTGAGATCCACACTCCACATCAGTTGGTGGCGGTAATGTCACATGTAGTCATTCGCCAACCatcaacaaaactccacaaAGAAGAAAGACTGTCCCAGCCTCCCGTCGGTAGATGGCGCTGTTgcgtttatacatttttatcagAACCAGACGAAGTAACATCCGCCGTGTTTCCGGTTGGGATCAGCGCTCTCCTTCACAGCAGATATGTTGTCTCGACTGTCCAGGGTCGGGACTACGGTTCCCCGTTTACTGTCTAATAACGTGGTTCGGCATGTTTCCCAATCTAAGTCTACTGGGACCACCATTCCGACCACTATGACGGAGCTACACCACGGGCCGGTGCAGTCCGAGCACGGGGAGGTCAGCCCGTATGTCAAGGTGAGTTCTCCATGACGGAGAAGTTCTTCGTTCCAATTTACTTTTGTCAGTCATGTAGGTGACTTATCTGTGCTGACAGACAGGTATAAGAAGCTCACCGACGCTCCTAGCTGTCAGTGGTTTCTAACCTGTATTTTGTGTTGCCCACCCCCTCATATCAGTAGTTAGTAGGCTCTTAACGCTGTACTGTATTTAGGCACTGGTTTCCAACCTTACTCTAACGTACCCCCCAGGTCATATCATCTCATACTTTATCATGTTATAATTACCCCCTTATATTAGTTGTATGCTGCTTATAATATGTGTCAGCAGGCTGCCTTTAACTCTTGTCAAgtctacaacaacaacaatgacttgaaGCCCTTTATTTCTGTTTTCCGTAGACTTTGGCAACcaaatcaaatacat
This portion of the Gouania willdenowi chromosome 7, fGouWil2.1, whole genome shotgun sequence genome encodes:
- the tbc1d25 gene encoding TBC1 domain family member 25, which produces MAELQRPANTAGEEERGVVRVKVKKCDGILPVEFRSFAVDPQITSLEVLQHILIRAFELNGKRNFVISYLSRDRSGAEMYLTLVSDWDLDVAFISSARPYLQLKMDIKPSEDSPVLEEWDIISPKDVIGSEQLFADRTRSLASAALPFTQTLLSQVGRTLSKVQQAFGWSYGEEIKPFKPPLSDAEFHSYLNGQGQLSRPEELRLRIYHGGVEPSLRKVVWRYLLNVYPDGLTGQERMDYMKRKTREYDQLKGEWTARVSTEDLEFIRGNVLKDVLRTDRAHPYYAGSEDSPHLTALTDLLTTFAITHPQISYCQGMSDIASPILAVMDNEAHAFICFCGIMKRLEGNFRPDGQLMSVKFQHLKLLLQYSDPEFHSYLVSRGADDLFFCYRWLLLELKREFVFDDALRMLEITWSSLPPDPPETEVELLGPALEVDDAMCSKEKKDKLDNGFGDDGDDDDDEQKEKQRRRHMLRPSREKMEVNRSAVPEGKQRQSLCPKKRNEGSEGNTQRISNPPFEKQASFGEFKYYTARNNDSFDMEDAEQVLGVKPSQQIAGGSRRQSTADNEDSGERTPLIKTTESSLSPMLSPQLFPTWKMKSSISPLSSASSSSWPGVSPDSSPKSTSLSTPNGAIPTTEPSALVPSVQVHSHTGIHTPTICTAKTTIVSPSHSQNRSLLSSPILSFGKSSSLSGSKSSSNTLPSPGNKSPSSPTSARAETTSIKPCSLPPPQEFGKGNPFMLFLCLSILLEHRDHIIKNSLDYNELAMHFDRLVRRHNLSRVLQRAKALFADYLQSEVWDSEEGDEVSLDSPMTATAARLSPSSAISARPIYSPLGSPPSSPPNSTYNLATTIPSPTAHLSLSPS